In Erigeron canadensis isolate Cc75 chromosome 1, C_canadensis_v1, whole genome shotgun sequence, a single window of DNA contains:
- the LOC122584922 gene encoding protein transport protein SEC23, translating into MDFVELEAIEGLRWSWNSWPISSKPSADLVIPLSIMQTPLMKFNELPLLPYDPLICIHCGSILNPYARVDYQSRIWVCPFCYHKNSFPRSYADIGENNIPAELFPTYSTVEYQLGGHQGLVMNPGSNPVHNWANGANGLGKSGALMGSVSSLSSLDRGGSGGRGMGMGGGVGPVFVFVVDGCSSEEELQVLKNELLLIVAQLPDNAMVGLIVFDSMVKVYDLGFSECLRVVVFHGERTLSSNQIIDLLGIHPTKHLIGKTQGVQKQSFILPASECEFNITTAIEDICYSSPLTPGHRSPRCTGAAIQVAIALLEGCSVSNGSRVMVFTSGPATMGPGVVVSQDLNQSIRTHRDINSGHAPFYDKSCDFYKQISQKLTDLSMVLDLFACSLDQVGITEMREPVEKSGGFIMLAESFESDQFRKCLRHIFSRDELGILNMCFDVTIEIVTTKDVKICGAIGPCISLGKKNGSVSDKEIGEGGTNTWKLGTITDKTCIAFFFQVSADQKPQPGSAFFIQFITKYRHGNMGLRKRVTTAARRWVSGGAPEIAAGFDQETAAAVMARLAVHETKTNFPREVVRWLDKELISFASKFGDYIPEDPASFRLSTNFSLYPQFMYHLRRSQFIDVFNSSPDETAFFQIMLNREGVVGSLIMIQPTLSRYSFDGPPEPALLDVCSLSPDVILLFDSYFYVVVHYGSKIAQWKKLGYDRDPNHESFRKLLEAPEVEAEQLVAQRIPVPKLVKCEQHSSQARFLLAKLNPSATHKSSYVDGSEVIMTDDVSLQVFIEHLQELAVQG; encoded by the exons atggattttgTAGAATTGGAAGCAATAGAAGGGTTAAGATGGTCATGGAATTCATGGCCAATTTCATCAAAACCATCAGCAGATCTGGTAATCCCATTATCAATAATGCAAACCCcattaatgaaatttaatgaACTTCCATTATTACCTTATGATCCTTTAATTTGTATTCATTGTGGGTCCATTTTAAACCCATATGCTCGTGTAGATTACCAATCTAGAATCTGGGTCTGCCCTTTTTGTTATCACAAGAATTCTTTTCCAAGATCTTATGCCGATATCGGCGAAAACAATATCCCTGCTGAACTTTTCCCTACTTATAGTACTGTTGAGTATCAGTTAGGTGGTCATCAGGGTTTGGTCATGAACCCCGGTTCGAACCCGGTTCATAATTGGGCTAATGGGGCTAATGGGTTGGGAAAGTCGGGTGCTTTAATGGGTTCTGTGTCGTCGTTGTCGAGTTTGGATAGAGGGGGAAGTGGAGGGAGGGGAATGGGAATGGGGGGGGGGGTTGGGCCGGTTTTCGTGTTTGTGGTTGATGGTTGTTCGAGTGAGGAAGAGTTGCAAGTGCTTAAGAATGAGTTGTTGTTGATTGTTGCTCAGTTGCCTGACAATGCGATGGTCGGGTTGATCGTGTTTGATTCGATGGTGAAAGTGTATGATCTTGGGTTTTCAGAGTGTTTACGGGTGGTTGTGTTTCATGGAGAACGAACGCTTTCATCTAACCAG ATCATAGATTTACTGGGAATCCATCCAACTAAGCATCTAATTGGGAAAACACAAGGGGTGCAAAAACAGAGCTTTATATTACCAGCTTCCGAATGTGAATTTAATATTACCACTGCCATTGAAGATATCTGCTATTCATCACCACTCACACCAGGTCACCGGTCTCCTCGATGTACAGGTGCTGCAATACAAGTTGCCATAGCGCTTTTAGAAGGATGCTCAGTCTCTAATGGGTCTCGTGTAATGGTTTTCACTTCTGGACCTGCAACCATGGGACCAGGGGTGGTTGTGAGTCAAGATCTAAATCAATCAATTAGAACTCACAGAGACATAAACAGTGGTCATGCTCCTTTTTACGATAAGTCTTGTGATTTTTACAAACAAATATCGCAGAAGCTAACAGATTTGTCCATGGTTCTTGATCTGTTTGCTTGTTCTCTGGATCAAGTTGGAATAACCGAGATGCGTGAGCCAGTGGAGAAATCAGGTGGCTTCATAATGCTGGCAGAATCTTTCGAATCAGATCAGTTTAGAAAATGCTTACGTCACATTTTCAGTCGTGACGAGTTAGGTATTTTGAATATGTGTTTTGATGTGACTATTGAGATAGTTACCACAAAAGATGTGAAAATATGTGGCGCCATTGGACCGTGTATCTCACTTGGGAAAAAGAATGGGTCAGTGAGTGATAAGGAGATTGGTGAAGGCGGGACCAACACGTGGAAGCTTGGAACAATAACTGATAAAACCTGCATAGCCTTCTTTTTTCAAGTGAGTGCAGACCAAAAACCACAGCCCGGGTCCGCCTTTTTTATACAGTTCATAACAAAGTATAGACATGGAAACATGGGACTTCGGAAACGGGTAACTACAGCAGCTAGAAGGTGGGTTAGTGGTGGTGCACCTGAAATCGCTGCAGGTTTTGACCAAGAAACTGCAGCTGCAGTCATGGCTAGACTTGCGGTCCATGAAACCAAGACGAATTTCCCAAGGGAGGTGGTGAGATGGCTCGATAAGGAGCTAATCAGTTTCGCATCAAAGTTTGGTGACTATATCCCGGAAGACCCCGCATCATTTCGTCTTTCGACCAATTTCTCGTTATACCCGCAGTTCATGTATCACTTAAGAAGGTCTCAGTTTATTGATGTATTCAACAGCAGCCCGGATGAGACTGCGTTTTTCCAGATAATGTTAAATCGTGAAGGAGTTGTGGGGTCATTAATAATGATACAACCGACTCTTTCCCGATATTCATTTGACGGGCCTCCCGAACCTGCTCTTCTAGATGTTTGTTCGTTATCACCCGATGTAATTCTGCTATTTGACTCCTATTTTTATGTTGTTGTTCATTACGGTTCCAAGATAGCTCAATGGAAGAAGCTGGGCTATGACCGGGATCCAAACCATGAAAGCTTTAGGAAGCTATTGGAAGCACCAGAAGTTGAGGCGGAGCAGCTCGTGGCTCAAAGGATCCCTGTTCCAAAGCTTGTGAAGTGTGAGCAGCATAGTAGTCAGGCTAGGTTTCTTTTGGCCAAGTTGAACCCTTCGGCTACTCATAAGTCGAGCTATGTGGATGGGTCAGAGGTTATAATGACCGATGATGTGAGCTTACAAGTGTTTATTGAGCATTTGCAAGAATTGGCAGTTCAAGGCTGA
- the LOC122608308 gene encoding ferredoxin--NADP reductase, root-type isozyme, chloroplastic-like — MAATHSAFGLQGLVTAPVNGDTSIQKSIFKTQKISFTDKPWMSYSPLELNMRTAPSRYQSIVCMSTPTVTGSKVSVSPLHLEDANEPPLNTYKPKEPYTATIVSVERLVGPKAPGETCHIVIDHGGNVPYWEGQSYGVIPPGENPKKPGAPHNVRLYSIASTRYGDSFDGKTASLCVRRAVYYDPETGKEDPSKNGVCSNFLCNSKPGDKVKITGPSGKIMLLPEDDPKATHIMIATGTGVAPYRGYLRRMFMESVPKYKFNGLAWLFLGVANSDSLLYDDEFSKYLEDYPGNFRYDRALSREQKNKNGGKMYVQDKIEEYSDEVFKLLDEGAHIYFCGLKGMMPGIQETLKRVAEERGESWEAKLSQLKKNKQWHVEVY, encoded by the exons ATGGCTGCTACACATTCTGCCTTCGGACTTCAG GGCTTAGTTACTGCTCCTGTTAACGGTGACACATCGATTCAAAAATCGATTTTCAAG ACCCAAAAGATTAGCTTTACAGACAAACCATGGATGTCTTATTCACCTCTGGAGCTGAATATGAGAACTGCACCGTCAAGATATCAATCCATAGTTTGTATGTCAACCCCAACTGTCACTGGTTCTAAGGTTTCAGTTTCACCTTTACATCTTGAAGATGCAAACGAACCTCCTTTGAACACATACAAGCCCAAGGAGCCATATACCGCAACTATTGTATCTGTTGAAAGGCTTGTTGGTCCAAAAGCTCCGGGAGAGACTTGTCATATTGTCATTGATCATGGTGGTAACGTTCCCTATTGGGAGGGACAAAGTTATGGTGTTATTCCCCCT GGTGAAAACCCCAAGAAACCTGGCGCTCCTCATAATGTTCGTCTTTATTCAATTGCTTCAACGAGGTATGGTGACTCGTTTGATGGAAAGACGGCTAGTTTGTGTGTTCGCCGTGCTGTCTATTATGATCCCGAGACAGGAAAAGAGGATCCTTCAAAGAATGGTGTTTGCAGTAACTTTCTTTGCAACTCAAAGCCTGGAGACAAGGTTAAAATAACAG GTCCATCTGGAAAGATTATGCTTTTGCCCGAAGATGACCCAAAAGCCACCCACATCATGATTGCTACTGGTACTGGTGTGGCTCCATACAGGGGCTACCTGCGACGCATGTTCATGGAATCTGTACCTAAATACAAATTCAATGGTCTTGCTTGGCTATTCCTTGGGGTAGCCAACAGCGACAGTCTCTTATACGACGATGAATTTAGCAAATATCTTGAAGATTATCCTGGTAACTTCAGATACGATAGAGCTCTTAGCAGAGagcaaaagaacaaaaatggagGGAAGATGTATGTTCAGGACAAAATTGAAGAATACAGTGATGAAGTATTCAAACTCTTGGATGAAGGGGCACACATTTATTTCTGTGGGCTTAAAGGAATGATGCCCGGGATCCAAGAGACGCTTAAAAGGGTTGCAGAAGAACGAGGGGAGAGCTGGGAAGCCAAACTTTCTCAATTGAAGAAGAACAAGCAATGGCATGTTGAAGTCTACTGA